The proteins below come from a single Triticum aestivum cultivar Chinese Spring chromosome 5D, IWGSC CS RefSeq v2.1, whole genome shotgun sequence genomic window:
- the LOC123125833 gene encoding two-component response regulator ORR42-like — MASKAQGSSSMKVLVVEDNTVQWMVLSQKLRNYQCEITLAVNGKEAVDLFLKGKKFDIIFCDKDMPIMTGPEAVVKIRAMGESDVKIVGMSADDDAMEVFISAGADIFVPKPIKVQDLESVIKEVVNKKKNTMV, encoded by the exons ATGGCATCCAAGGCCCAAGGATCCTCCTCTATGAAGGTACTAGTTGTTGAGGACAACACAGTTCAATGGATGGTCCTCTCGCAGAAGTTACGCAATTATCAATGTGAGATTACTCTCGCCGTGAATGGAAAAGAAGCAGTTGACCTATTCCTCAAGGGGAAGAAGTTTGACATTATTTTTTGCGATAAGGACATGCCCATCATGACTGGTCCTGAG GCAGTTGTAAAGATCCGTGCTATGGGGGAAAGTGATGTGAAGATTGTTGGGATGTCAGCTGATGACGATGCCATGGAGGTGTTCATAAGTGCTGGTGCTGATATTTTTGTGCCCAAGCCTATCAAGGTTCAGGATCTCGAGTCCGTAATTAAGGAAGTCGTCAACAAGAAGAAGAACACCATGGTCTAG